A genomic region of Streptomyces rimosus contains the following coding sequences:
- a CDS encoding TIGR03084 family metal-binding protein codes for MSDADAVLADLRDEGEALDALVGGLAPARWAEPTPAAGWTIAHQIGHLTWTDRQALLSATDPAAFREAAERALASPATFVDEGARREAQAPPEELLASWRAVRTELYEALATRTTRDKMPWFATSMSTASMATGRLMETWAHGQDIADTLGVRREPTARLRHVARIGVRARDYAYAANGLPVPAEEFRVELRAPGGGTWTYGPEGAAQRVTGDALGFCLLVTQRAHRDDVDVRAEGADADRWLDIAQAFAGPPGKGREPGGRDAR; via the coding sequence GTGTCCGACGCCGACGCCGTACTGGCGGATCTGAGGGACGAAGGAGAGGCGCTCGACGCGCTGGTCGGCGGGCTGGCGCCGGCGCGGTGGGCGGAGCCGACACCGGCCGCCGGCTGGACCATCGCCCACCAGATCGGGCACCTGACCTGGACCGACCGGCAGGCCCTGCTGTCCGCCACCGACCCCGCCGCCTTCCGCGAAGCGGCCGAGCGGGCTCTGGCCTCGCCCGCGACCTTCGTCGACGAGGGCGCGCGGCGCGAAGCGCAGGCGCCGCCCGAGGAGCTGCTGGCGAGCTGGCGCGCGGTCCGGACCGAGCTGTACGAGGCTCTGGCCACCCGGACCACGCGGGACAAGATGCCGTGGTTCGCGACATCGATGAGCACCGCCTCCATGGCCACGGGCCGGCTGATGGAGACCTGGGCGCACGGCCAGGACATCGCCGACACGCTGGGCGTACGGCGTGAGCCCACGGCGCGGCTGCGGCACGTGGCCCGTATCGGCGTGCGCGCGCGGGACTACGCGTACGCGGCCAACGGGCTGCCGGTCCCGGCCGAGGAGTTCCGCGTCGAGCTGCGCGCTCCCGGCGGCGGCACCTGGACGTACGGACCGGAGGGCGCGGCGCAGCGGGTGACCGGCGACGCCCTCGGCTTCTGCCTGCTGGTCACGCAGCGCGCGCACCGCGACGACGTGGACGTACGGGCCGAGGGCGCGGACGCGGACCGGTGGCTGGACATCGCCCAGGCGTTCGCCGGGCCGCCTGGCAAGGGCCGTGAGCCGGGCGGGCGGGACGCCCGGTGA
- a CDS encoding toxin-antitoxin system HicB family antitoxin gives MDLTPYVDNLRQELAVAADAGGDDARALAERLTAPLESATRLTLLNALSAAMGEVTRELAPGSVDVRLRGLDPEFVVTAPPAPEPVREEREPVAVPAPPPPPADADDGAMARINFRLPAHLKARAEEAATAEGLSVNAWLVRAVSTALDGGQRAAPTGRGKPSGGRSFTGWVR, from the coding sequence ATGGACCTCACGCCCTACGTCGACAATCTCCGGCAGGAGCTGGCCGTCGCCGCGGACGCCGGCGGCGACGACGCCCGCGCCCTCGCCGAACGGCTCACCGCCCCCCTGGAGTCCGCCACCCGGCTGACCCTCCTGAACGCACTGTCCGCCGCCATGGGCGAGGTCACGCGGGAACTGGCGCCGGGCTCGGTCGACGTACGGCTGCGCGGACTCGATCCGGAGTTCGTGGTGACGGCTCCGCCCGCCCCGGAGCCGGTGCGGGAGGAGCGGGAACCGGTCGCGGTTCCCGCGCCGCCCCCGCCGCCCGCGGACGCCGACGACGGCGCCATGGCGCGGATCAACTTCCGTCTCCCGGCCCACCTCAAGGCCCGCGCCGAGGAGGCCGCGACGGCGGAGGGCCTGTCGGTCAACGCCTGGCTGGTACGGGCGGTGTCCACGGCCCTCGACGGCGGGCAGCGCGCGGCCCCGACGGGCCGGGGCAAGCCCTCGGGCGGCCGGAGCTTCACCGGCTGGGTCCGGTAA
- a CDS encoding daunorubicin resistance protein DrrA family ABC transporter ATP-binding protein: MTVTQTSAPVAAPTRASAITATGLRKSYGDKLVLDGIDLDIAEGSIFALLGPNGAGKTTTVEILSTLIDADAGDARVAGRHLTRDADAVRSAIGVTGQFSAVDNLLTAEENLLLMADLHHLDRREGKRRARDLLRRFDLSEVAGKTAVTFSGGMRRKLDLAMTLVGDPRIIFLDEPTTGLDPRSRRTMWEIIRGLVADDGVTIFLTTQYLEEADQLADRIAVLDHGRLIAEGTADELKQRIPGGHIRVRFADSRVLDTAAGIFGVATRDEESLTLQIPSDGSIQNLRAVLDTLETTGVPAESLTVHTPDLDDVFLTLTGQPHPAGTAAPSKENV, from the coding sequence ATGACAGTCACCCAGACCTCCGCGCCGGTCGCCGCCCCCACGAGGGCGTCGGCGATCACCGCCACCGGACTGCGCAAGTCCTACGGCGACAAGCTCGTGCTCGACGGCATCGACCTGGACATCGCCGAAGGCAGCATCTTCGCGCTGCTCGGGCCCAACGGTGCCGGCAAGACCACCACGGTGGAGATCCTCTCCACGCTCATCGACGCCGACGCCGGCGATGCCCGGGTCGCGGGCCGCCATCTGACCCGGGACGCCGACGCGGTGCGCTCCGCGATCGGCGTCACCGGCCAGTTCTCGGCCGTCGACAACCTGCTGACCGCAGAGGAGAACCTCCTCCTCATGGCGGACCTGCACCACCTCGACCGGCGCGAGGGCAAGCGGCGGGCCAGGGACCTGCTGCGCCGCTTCGACCTCTCGGAGGTCGCGGGCAAGACCGCCGTCACCTTCTCCGGCGGAATGCGGCGCAAGCTGGACCTGGCGATGACGCTGGTCGGCGATCCGCGGATCATCTTCCTCGACGAGCCCACCACCGGACTCGACCCGCGCAGCCGGCGCACCATGTGGGAGATCATCCGCGGCCTCGTCGCCGACGACGGCGTGACCATCTTCCTGACCACCCAGTACCTCGAAGAGGCCGACCAGCTCGCCGACCGGATCGCCGTACTGGACCACGGCAGGCTGATCGCCGAGGGCACCGCCGACGAGCTGAAGCAGCGCATCCCCGGCGGCCACATCCGGGTGCGGTTCGCCGACAGCCGGGTCCTGGACACCGCGGCGGGCATCTTCGGCGTCGCCACGCGCGACGAGGAATCCCTCACCCTCCAGATCCCCAGCGACGGCTCCATCCAGAACCTGCGGGCCGTCCTCGACACCCTGGAGACCACCGGTGTCCCGGCCGAGTCGCTCACCGTGCACACCCCCGATCTCGACGATGTCTTCCTGACCCTCACCGGTCAGCCCCACCCGGCCGGCACCGCCGCCCCGTCCAAGGAGAACGTCTGA
- a CDS encoding DUF4097 family beta strand repeat-containing protein — protein sequence MPVYETPEPIIATLELDCGTARITAGKRTETVVEVLPRDGADDKDVQAVQQTQVSCSGGRLAIKTPKKRSLFGKPGTVEVSVELPAGSDVRGTTALGGFFCEGSFGEVTLKTSLGDLQVDEAAGADLRTDHGDIRLARSTGDIEAVGSGRIEIGTVTGSATVKNSNGVIEIGEVTGGLKTSAANGDIFVGVAHGDISAKCANGRTDIGTARAGVDASASNGGIRVGDVTRGRIDLRTSVGDLEVGIHEGTAAWLDTHTKYGVVRNSLGAAEGPADSDETVEVIARTATGDIIIRRA from the coding sequence ATGCCTGTTTACGAGACCCCCGAACCGATCATCGCCACCCTTGAACTGGACTGCGGCACCGCCCGCATCACCGCCGGCAAGCGCACCGAGACGGTCGTGGAGGTGCTGCCGCGCGACGGGGCCGACGACAAGGACGTACAGGCCGTACAGCAGACGCAGGTCAGCTGCTCGGGCGGCCGCCTCGCGATCAAGACGCCCAAGAAGCGGTCCCTGTTCGGCAAGCCGGGCACCGTCGAGGTCAGCGTCGAACTGCCCGCCGGGTCGGACGTCCGGGGCACCACGGCCCTGGGCGGCTTCTTCTGCGAGGGCAGCTTCGGAGAGGTCACCCTCAAGACCTCGCTCGGCGACCTCCAGGTCGACGAGGCGGCCGGCGCCGACCTCAGGACCGACCACGGCGACATCCGCCTGGCCCGCTCGACCGGAGACATCGAGGCCGTCGGCTCAGGCCGGATCGAGATCGGCACCGTCACCGGCTCGGCGACCGTCAAGAACAGCAACGGCGTCATCGAGATCGGCGAGGTCACCGGCGGCCTGAAGACCAGCGCCGCCAACGGCGACATCTTCGTCGGCGTCGCGCACGGCGACATCAGCGCCAAGTGCGCCAACGGCCGTACCGACATCGGCACCGCCCGCGCCGGGGTGGACGCCTCCGCCTCCAACGGCGGCATCCGCGTCGGCGACGTCACCCGCGGCCGCATCGACCTGCGCACCTCCGTCGGCGACCTCGAAGTGGGCATCCACGAGGGCACCGCCGCCTGGCTCGACACCCACACCAAGTACGGCGTCGTACGCAACTCGCTCGGCGCCGCCGAGGGCCCCGCGGACTCCGACGAGACCGTCGAGGTGATCGCCCGGACCGCCACCGGCGACATCATCATCCGCCGCGCCTGA